From a single Bacillus gobiensis genomic region:
- the yqiS gene encoding phosphate butyryltransferase, protein MKLSGLIDLAKNGPIQTIAVAHAEDIEVLKAVKHATEHKIARFILFGNHSKLQLMLEQLSLSISSDWVDVIHSETTEDSAEQAVKSVRNQNAEVLMKGNLPTSTLLNAVLNKEYGLRTKYLLSHVAVFEVKGYDRLLFVTDAAMNLKPDLPELEQIVTNAVKVARDLGVDSPKVAALAAVETVNPKMEATIHAASLAQMNRRGQIKDCLIDGPLAIDNAVSALSAEHKQLTGDVPGNADILLVPTIEAGNILYKSLIYFAGAKVSAIIAGARAPIVLTSRSDSFESKLNSIALALCTKKDESF, encoded by the coding sequence ATGAAGCTTTCAGGTTTAATTGATCTAGCGAAAAACGGACCGATTCAAACGATTGCGGTAGCCCATGCTGAAGATATTGAAGTTCTTAAGGCGGTAAAACATGCGACGGAGCATAAAATAGCCCGTTTTATCCTGTTTGGGAATCACAGCAAGCTGCAATTGATGCTTGAACAACTTTCGCTTTCGATATCTAGTGACTGGGTCGACGTGATCCATTCAGAAACTACCGAAGATTCTGCGGAGCAGGCAGTAAAATCGGTGCGAAATCAAAATGCCGAAGTACTAATGAAAGGGAATTTGCCAACATCTACTCTTTTAAACGCTGTATTGAACAAAGAGTATGGGTTGCGTACAAAGTATTTGTTGTCCCATGTAGCAGTTTTTGAAGTCAAAGGATATGATCGGCTCCTGTTTGTAACGGATGCTGCAATGAATTTGAAGCCGGATTTGCCGGAATTGGAGCAGATTGTTACCAATGCAGTGAAGGTCGCCAGAGATTTAGGTGTCGATTCACCAAAAGTTGCCGCTTTAGCAGCTGTTGAAACTGTCAATCCGAAAATGGAAGCAACCATACATGCAGCTTCTCTTGCTCAAATGAATCGAAGGGGGCAAATTAAAGATTGTTTGATCGATGGACCTTTAGCCATTGATAATGCTGTCTCCGCTCTATCTGCAGAACATAAACAATTAACGGGAGATGTACCGGGAAACGCGGACATCTTATTAGTACCGACAATTGAAGCAGGTAATATTCTGTATAAATCGCTCATTTATTTTGCCGGAGCAAAAGTGTCCGCCATCATCGCCGGTGCAAGAGCTCCCATTGTTTTAACTAGCAGGTCGGATTCATTTGAAAGCAAACTCAATTCGATTGCCCTTGCGTTATGCACGAAAAAAGATGAATCATTTTAG
- a CDS encoding YpzG family protein has protein sequence MSYKDKLDQHSELFHHNWTRPKRAKSQVNGHTEMSQTNIILRSNAKAHRWH, from the coding sequence ATGAGTTATAAAGACAAATTAGATCAACACTCTGAGCTTTTTCATCATAACTGGACAAGGCCGAAACGTGCTAAGTCACAGGTGAATGGGCATACGGAAATGTCTCAGACGAACATCATTTTACGTAGCAATGCAAAAGCGCATCGTTGGCATTGA
- a CDS encoding phBC6A51 family helix-turn-helix protein, whose translation MSLSMEELELSLTDQQKKAAWLLNNNELAAQVEGKKRSYEEIAEEVGISTKTLYNWRKSDRNFIAYQNAISDVTLYSYRSEVDAMLIKLIRGGNNGIGSIKALQLYYQMIGKLVNKSEMSIVSEDQRKTKRLTDEEVSDQLAELNKLLN comes from the coding sequence ATGTCACTATCAATGGAAGAATTAGAGCTATCATTAACGGATCAACAAAAAAAGGCTGCGTGGCTTCTGAATAATAACGAACTTGCCGCCCAGGTCGAAGGTAAAAAGCGCTCATATGAAGAGATCGCGGAAGAGGTTGGTATCTCCACGAAAACGCTGTACAATTGGCGCAAGAGTGACCGAAACTTTATCGCGTATCAAAACGCAATCAGCGACGTTACTCTCTATTCATACCGATCCGAAGTCGACGCAATGCTTATCAAACTTATTCGCGGAGGAAACAACGGAATTGGTTCGATCAAGGCGCTTCAGCTTTATTATCAGATGATCGGTAAGCTCGTCAACAAGAGCGAGATGTCTATCGTTAGCGAGGATCAGCGCAAGACGAAACGGTTAACGGACGAAGAAGTAAGCGACCAGCTTGCGGAATTGAATAAGCTATTGAATTAA
- a CDS encoding HNH endonuclease, which yields MTENQKCRLCCEIKPLDQFEIDRRVKNERTNRCKACKSNLQDKARLAFRHMRERAARAGIPMEITVDQIRTIYNAHDGKCIYCGATEEETGKSHHMDHITPLSRGGTNHISNLVIACASCNISKADKPLITFYFNRDRDVFSDESLSAVAWVIALTSEQPLKEVVNKMLEEHAEYVIEQNFKGLDKVASI from the coding sequence GTGACTGAAAACCAAAAATGCCGACTTTGCTGCGAAATAAAGCCGTTGGACCAATTTGAAATTGACCGACGTGTAAAAAATGAACGTACAAACCGGTGCAAGGCGTGTAAAAGTAATCTCCAAGACAAAGCGCGACTAGCTTTTCGTCACATGAGGGAGCGTGCTGCACGGGCTGGCATACCGATGGAGATAACGGTTGACCAAATAAGAACAATCTACAATGCTCATGACGGTAAGTGTATCTATTGTGGGGCGACCGAAGAAGAAACAGGTAAATCGCATCACATGGACCATATCACACCGTTAAGTAGAGGCGGAACAAATCATATATCAAATCTTGTTATCGCGTGTGCATCCTGCAATATTTCAAAAGCGGATAAACCGTTAATAACTTTCTATTTTAATAGAGATCGCGACGTGTTCAGTGACGAATCATTATCTGCGGTTGCGTGGGTGATTGCGCTCACTTCAGAACAACCATTAAAAGAAGTCGTAAACAAGATGCTCGAGGAACACGCCGAGTATGTAATCGAGCAAAATTTTAAAGGATTAGATAAGGTAGCATCTATTTAA
- a CDS encoding small, acid-soluble spore protein, H family, which translates to MDIQRAQEIVASPEMINVTYNGVSVYKYR; encoded by the coding sequence ATGGACATACAGCGTGCACAAGAAATTGTCGCTTCACCAGAAATGATTAACGTAACCTATAACGGAGTATCTGTCTATAAATATAGATGA
- the bcd gene encoding branched-chain amino acid dehydrogenase gives MEIFRYMEKYDYEQLVFCQDEASGLKAIIAIHDTTLGPALGGTRMWTYENEESAIEDALRLARGMTYKNAAAGLNLGGGKTVIIGDPKKDKNEEMFRAFGRYIQGLNGRYITAEDVGTTEEDMDIIHDETDFVTGISPVFGSSGNPSPVTAFGVYRGMKAAAKAAFGTDSLEGKVVAVQGVGNVAYNLCRHLHEEGASLIVTDINKDAVERVVQEFGARAVDPADIYSQECDIYSPCALGATINDETIPVLKAKVIAGAANNQLKEARHGDLIHEKGIVYAPDYVINAGGVINVADELYGYNKDRALKKVEGIYNNIEQVLSISNRDGIPTYLAADRLAEERIERMRRSRSQFLRNGHHILSRR, from the coding sequence ATGGAAATATTCCGTTATATGGAAAAATATGACTACGAACAGCTTGTTTTTTGCCAAGATGAAGCCTCTGGATTGAAGGCGATTATTGCGATTCATGATACGACGCTTGGCCCCGCTCTTGGCGGAACAAGAATGTGGACATATGAAAATGAGGAATCTGCGATTGAAGATGCGCTTAGACTTGCAAGAGGTATGACTTATAAAAACGCAGCCGCCGGATTGAACTTGGGCGGAGGGAAAACAGTGATCATCGGCGATCCAAAAAAAGATAAAAACGAAGAAATGTTTCGGGCTTTTGGCAGATATATTCAAGGGTTAAACGGGAGATATATTACAGCGGAAGATGTCGGGACAACTGAAGAGGATATGGACATTATCCATGATGAAACAGATTTCGTTACAGGTATTTCACCGGTTTTCGGATCCTCTGGAAACCCATCGCCTGTTACTGCTTTCGGTGTGTATCGCGGAATGAAGGCGGCAGCTAAAGCAGCATTCGGAACAGATTCACTAGAGGGAAAAGTGGTAGCTGTCCAAGGCGTTGGAAATGTCGCTTATAACCTGTGCCGCCATTTACATGAAGAAGGTGCAAGTCTAATTGTGACGGATATAAATAAAGATGCCGTCGAACGAGTCGTTCAAGAATTCGGCGCACGTGCGGTGGATCCGGCAGATATTTATTCGCAGGAGTGTGACATTTACTCTCCATGTGCACTCGGAGCTACGATTAACGACGAAACCATTCCGGTATTAAAAGCGAAAGTAATCGCTGGTGCAGCGAACAATCAGCTGAAGGAAGCACGGCATGGGGATTTAATTCATGAAAAAGGAATCGTATACGCTCCTGATTATGTGATAAATGCTGGCGGAGTGATCAATGTCGCTGATGAATTATATGGGTACAACAAAGACCGTGCACTAAAAAAGGTCGAAGGCATTTATAACAATATTGAACAGGTTCTCAGCATCTCCAATCGTGATGGAATTCCGACATATCTAGCGGCTGACCGTCTCGCTGAAGAACGGATTGAGAGGATGCGCCGGTCAAGAAGCCAGTTTTTACGAAATGGCCATCACATACTAAGCAGAAGGTAA
- a CDS encoding DUF2627 domain-containing protein, which translates to MGRIIALLILLIPGIIAGVGIKLMRDTFFGVLVSPFSILWVQGFIGMICFAFGLYIVAGFILFRDRKRNNVSARFRK; encoded by the coding sequence GTGGGAAGGATAATTGCATTACTTATTTTGCTTATTCCGGGAATCATTGCTGGTGTAGGAATAAAGCTAATGAGGGACACATTTTTTGGCGTTTTGGTTTCTCCTTTTTCCATCCTTTGGGTTCAAGGTTTCATAGGGATGATTTGTTTTGCTTTTGGGTTATATATCGTTGCTGGCTTTATCCTTTTCCGGGATCGAAAACGAAACAATGTAAGCGCTCGCTTCAGAAAATAA
- a CDS encoding YndM family protein has protein sequence MKYIWSFIIKLIATFALLFFILNMGFGISFQTVVFISLIMSIAGYLLGDLFILSKTNNILATLADFTLAFALTWITLDMFTDNPGAIFWGTVFAVSGLTMFEYFYHKFFAISVLNKHRIHEAKEPVINPAYTLQTEASEELDPEITEDGKNNRKK, from the coding sequence ATGAAATATATTTGGTCTTTTATCATAAAATTAATAGCGACTTTTGCCTTGTTGTTTTTTATTCTAAACATGGGATTCGGCATATCTTTTCAAACTGTCGTATTTATTTCGCTCATTATGAGTATTGCTGGTTATCTGTTAGGTGATTTATTCATCCTTTCAAAAACGAATAACATTCTTGCTACCCTGGCAGATTTCACGCTAGCATTTGCCCTAACTTGGATCACTCTTGATATGTTCACTGATAATCCCGGAGCTATCTTTTGGGGGACTGTTTTCGCTGTCTCAGGTCTGACAATGTTCGAATACTTCTATCATAAATTTTTTGCGATCAGTGTTTTGAATAAACATCGGATACATGAAGCTAAAGAACCTGTCATCAACCCAGCCTACACTCTTCAAACAGAAGCATCAGAAGAGTTAGATCCTGAAATAACAGAGGATGGCAAGAATAATCGCAAAAAGTGA
- a CDS encoding GNAT family N-acetyltransferase: MRVIPKEFNNYNIRYIVRSAIEKDAKKLADVRLQIDGETENLDREKGEAYIDETGFKKIIKNDTESINNLFLVAEVDERIVGFSRCEGNRLKRTSHKVEFGICVLKEFRGYGIGKNLLKESVHWADSNGIKKITLNVIETNNKAIMLYKKYGFEVEGILKKDKILSDGKYYNTILMGRFNG, encoded by the coding sequence ATAAGGGTTATTCCAAAAGAATTTAATAATTATAATATACGTTATATTGTAAGGTCAGCAATAGAAAAAGATGCGAAAAAATTGGCTGATGTAAGGCTGCAAATAGATGGTGAAACAGAAAATTTAGACAGAGAAAAAGGCGAAGCCTACATAGATGAAACTGGTTTCAAGAAGATAATTAAAAATGATACAGAAAGTATTAATAACCTGTTTTTAGTTGCTGAAGTTGATGAAAGAATTGTTGGTTTTTCAAGATGTGAAGGCAACAGATTGAAAAGAACGTCACATAAAGTGGAATTTGGAATCTGTGTATTAAAAGAATTTAGGGGATATGGTATAGGAAAAAACCTTTTAAAAGAATCTGTTCATTGGGCAGACTCAAATGGAATTAAAAAAATTACTTTGAATGTTATTGAAACCAATAATAAAGCTATAATGCTTTATAAAAAATATGGTTTTGAAGTGGAAGGTATTTTAAAAAAAGACAAAATTCTATCTGACGGGAAATATTATAATACCATTTTGATGGGAAGGTTTAATGGATAA
- a CDS encoding biotin transporter BioY: protein MNHNNSKLRKVILCGMFAAITAVFAQIEIPLPFVPISGQTLAVGLTATILGSRLGSVSMICYAAIGAIGAPVFAGFKGGAQIIAGPTGGYIIGFVAAAFLTGWILERTVFTLPMAIVANVAGMIVTLAFGAVQLKLVLDLSWTKALAVGVYPFLVVGVIKAFLASIAGIQVRNGLIRAKLLKKTTQAM, encoded by the coding sequence ATGAATCATAACAACTCAAAGCTTCGTAAGGTGATCCTTTGTGGGATGTTTGCTGCCATTACAGCTGTTTTTGCCCAAATTGAAATTCCACTGCCGTTTGTTCCGATCAGCGGCCAAACTTTGGCGGTAGGGTTAACAGCAACTATTTTGGGAAGCAGGCTTGGATCTGTTTCGATGATCTGCTACGCTGCAATTGGTGCCATCGGTGCACCGGTTTTTGCCGGTTTTAAAGGAGGCGCACAAATTATTGCAGGTCCGACGGGAGGTTACATTATCGGATTTGTTGCCGCAGCATTTCTGACAGGTTGGATTTTGGAACGGACAGTTTTTACGCTGCCAATGGCAATTGTCGCAAATGTGGCAGGGATGATAGTGACGCTGGCGTTTGGTGCGGTTCAGCTAAAATTGGTTCTCGATTTATCGTGGACGAAGGCTTTGGCTGTCGGCGTTTATCCATTTCTTGTCGTCGGAGTGATAAAGGCGTTCCTGGCAAGTATTGCAGGCATTCAAGTTAGAAATGGACTTATTCGGGCAAAACTTCTGAAAAAAACAACTCAAGCGATGTAG
- a CDS encoding sigma-54 interaction domain-containing protein, giving the protein MQNVLLIGAGKGGSALLQMFLTTKMVNIAAVIDKHLNAEGMVLAKQHGIPIADDWKTHVTKDIDIIFEVSGNQALLQQLMENKFDHITVIPSPMAHILSDLFQEKQELIQTLKSQTYRDGRVFNSMNEGMIFIDSNEEIVLFNQTAEEIIGTSRDDAVGKNVKYVVPNTRLPRILNTRKAEFNKKQLLNSNLQIIATRLPIIDDGGTLLGALALFKDITDVIQMAEEVTNLKQISSLLEAIIQSSNEAISVVDENGKGTLINKAYTKMTGLSESDVIGKPADIDISEGENIHVKVLESRRPVKGARLKVGPAKKDVIVNAAPVIVDGFLKGSVGILQDESKLRELNSELNTAKHIIRTLEAKNTFDDIIGHSEEMVVALEQAKLGANTPATILLRGESGTGKELFAHAIHNESNQKYNKFIRVNCAAISESLLESELFGYEEEAFSGAKRGGKKGYFEEANNGSIFLDEIGELSLATQAKLLRVMKEKEIIRVGGEFPIPVNVRIIGATNMNIEKALAEGRFLEDLYYRLNRYPISIPPLRQRKEDMMDLCRILIEKINQDYGRNVKGITEKAVKKLNMYEWPGNVRELENALSRAMIFLDSRTEWIDHVHLPELKASSKQNASKQSILLNEDLTLSSAVEDFEAVYIQKQLEKFHYNRTKTAKALGISIRSLYYKMDKYSLAKDSVQ; this is encoded by the coding sequence ATGCAAAATGTATTGCTGATTGGTGCCGGTAAAGGGGGATCAGCCCTTTTACAAATGTTTCTTACTACAAAAATGGTTAATATTGCAGCTGTAATAGATAAACACCTTAATGCAGAAGGTATGGTTCTTGCAAAACAACATGGCATTCCCATTGCTGATGATTGGAAAACCCATGTAACTAAGGACATAGACATCATCTTTGAAGTGAGCGGGAATCAAGCGCTGCTTCAACAGTTAATGGAAAATAAATTTGATCATATTACTGTGATCCCAAGCCCGATGGCGCATATCTTGTCCGATCTTTTTCAAGAAAAACAGGAATTGATTCAAACGCTCAAGTCCCAAACCTATAGGGATGGCAGAGTCTTTAACAGTATGAATGAAGGAATGATTTTCATTGATTCAAATGAAGAAATCGTCCTGTTTAACCAGACTGCTGAAGAAATAATAGGGACTTCCCGGGATGATGCGGTTGGTAAAAATGTAAAGTACGTTGTTCCTAATACCAGATTGCCTCGGATATTAAACACACGGAAAGCGGAATTTAATAAAAAACAGTTGCTGAACTCCAATTTGCAAATTATTGCAACCCGTCTTCCAATTATAGACGATGGCGGTACACTTCTCGGAGCACTAGCATTATTCAAGGATATCACTGATGTCATTCAGATGGCGGAAGAAGTGACGAATCTAAAGCAGATTAGCTCATTGTTAGAGGCGATTATCCAATCCTCTAATGAAGCGATATCCGTTGTCGATGAAAATGGCAAAGGGACTCTGATAAATAAAGCATATACAAAAATGACCGGTTTGTCTGAATCTGACGTGATTGGAAAACCGGCTGATATAGATATTTCCGAGGGTGAAAACATTCATGTTAAGGTTCTTGAATCGAGACGTCCAGTAAAAGGTGCCCGATTGAAGGTTGGACCTGCCAAAAAGGACGTGATTGTAAATGCCGCGCCAGTTATAGTTGATGGATTTTTAAAGGGAAGCGTCGGGATCCTTCAAGATGAATCTAAATTGAGAGAGCTGAATTCGGAATTAAACACGGCGAAGCATATCATTCGTACGCTGGAAGCAAAAAATACGTTTGATGATATCATTGGGCATAGCGAAGAAATGGTCGTCGCACTAGAACAGGCAAAGCTTGGCGCAAATACACCGGCAACAATCCTTCTTCGAGGAGAGTCCGGTACTGGAAAAGAGCTATTTGCACATGCAATACATAATGAAAGCAATCAGAAATATAACAAATTTATAAGAGTAAATTGCGCGGCAATTTCGGAATCTTTGCTTGAGTCAGAGCTGTTCGGATATGAAGAAGAAGCTTTCTCAGGCGCTAAAAGAGGCGGAAAGAAAGGGTATTTTGAAGAAGCGAATAATGGCAGCATTTTTTTGGATGAAATTGGGGAATTATCTCTTGCAACTCAGGCTAAGCTGTTAAGAGTGATGAAAGAGAAAGAAATCATCAGGGTTGGTGGCGAATTTCCGATACCTGTCAATGTCAGAATTATAGGCGCCACAAATATGAATATTGAAAAGGCCTTAGCTGAAGGAAGGTTTCTTGAAGATTTATATTATCGTTTAAACAGATACCCTATCTCAATTCCTCCCCTAAGGCAGCGGAAAGAAGATATGATGGATCTTTGCCGAATCTTGATTGAAAAAATAAATCAGGATTATGGCAGAAATGTAAAGGGAATAACGGAGAAAGCAGTGAAAAAGCTGAATATGTATGAATGGCCTGGAAACGTGCGTGAGCTTGAGAATGCCCTCAGCAGAGCAATGATATTTTTAGATTCAAGGACGGAATGGATCGATCATGTGCATCTTCCTGAGCTGAAAGCTTCATCTAAGCAAAATGCAAGCAAACAGAGTATTCTTTTGAATGAGGATCTTACATTATCTTCAGCAGTTGAAGATTTTGAAGCCGTCTATATTCAGAAGCAGCTTGAGAAATTTCATTACAATCGGACAAAAACAGCAAAGGCGCTAGGAATAAGCATACGCAGTCTGTACTATAAAATGGATAAATATTCTCTTGCAAAAGATAGCGTGCAATAA